The sequence GTCTTAGCCTGGCTTACCTTAGTCAGCGAAATACAGATAACATGAATCGATATCGGTAGCAGGAAAAATAATGACACAAACAAACACGAATGAAGCACTTGAAGGTCAACTGGATTGGGAAAAGCAAGCAGGCTTGATCCCGGCAGTGGTGCAGAACCACCTCTCAGGCAAGGTATTAATGCTTGGCTACATGAACCGAGCAGCATTAGAAAAAACCCTTGCAACTAAACAAGTGACATTTTATAGCCGCTCTAAGCAGCGTCTATGGACCAAAGGGGAAGAGTCTGGCAACACACTGGAATTAGTGGCCATCGACAAAGATTGTGATAACGACAGCTTGCTGGTGCAGGTCATTCCCAATGGGCCCACCTGCCACCTCCAACGTGAGAGCTGCTGGCCAGATGGTAATGCCCACCCCTTTATCGATAATCTGGCGAAGCTTATCGCCTCTCGTAAGGGCGATGATCCTAAGTCTAGTTACACCGCACACCTGTTCGAACGTGGCACTAAACGTATCGCCCAAAAAGTTGGCGAAGAGGGTCTGGAGACCGCCCTGGCCGCGGCCACTAACGACAAACCAGAATTGATCGATGAAGCATCTGATCTCATGTATCACCTGCTGGTTTTACTCGAAGATCAAGACTTAACCATGAATGATATTACCAACAACTTGATGCAGCGACACACCGCCGCCTCAGAGTCTTGAGCATCGATCTTTGTCGATAATTAATGACGATAGAAAAAGAGCGCGTTCAGCGCTCTTTTTTGTAATGAAGACATGTCCCCTATACATGGGTAAGCAGTAAATGGCTGAGGTTTTATTGCTTCGTTTCAACCTAGGTCTAGGTCAAAGTCTAAGGCGTCCCATACTCAGCCGTCACTCGATATTTATCTAATATTTGCTGATAAACGCCATTTTGCTTTATTCTAAGTAAGCCTAAATCGAAGGTCAGCCTGAGCAGCTTGGCATTAGGATAATCTCTGGAAATCATCAGGTGAAACGCGTCACTGCTTTCGGGTCTACTGGCCACCGCATACTTATCTATTTTATCTGGCGCCGTTTCGCGAATTAAATTCCAGCCAACCAGCTCATCAATAAGTGTAAAATCAATTCTCTGCATCAGTAGCATTTCTATGTTCTGTTTATCTGATGTCACATAATGTGCAGCTATGCCTGCCAGTTTAAAGCTGTTTTCATACCAATAGCCTCTGACACCACCGACTCTGTAGTCTTTAAAGTCAGTTAATACTTCCCACTCAAATCCATAGGGAAACCTATCTGTGTTATAG is a genomic window of Shewanella psychrophila containing:
- the hisIE gene encoding bifunctional phosphoribosyl-AMP cyclohydrolase/phosphoribosyl-ATP diphosphatase HisIE, coding for MMTQTNTNEALEGQLDWEKQAGLIPAVVQNHLSGKVLMLGYMNRAALEKTLATKQVTFYSRSKQRLWTKGEESGNTLELVAIDKDCDNDSLLVQVIPNGPTCHLQRESCWPDGNAHPFIDNLAKLIASRKGDDPKSSYTAHLFERGTKRIAQKVGEEGLETALAAATNDKPELIDEASDLMYHLLVLLEDQDLTMNDITNNLMQRHTAASES
- a CDS encoding substrate-binding periplasmic protein; translation: MFYQQSDKLRATFDKADPWYKCGLTLLLALLWSLGAVFSFATAGTVTESPNTSGRAKPIIFVTSAYAPYVINSGGLASGLFPEIVSAAFQEMNHQVEFQFQPWVRGEKTVGAGRAFATFPYLKNPARESVFDFSEPVLFFFPKFFYNTDRFPYGFEWEVLTDFKDYRVGGVRGYWYENSFKLAGIAAHYVTSDKQNIEMLLMQRIDFTLIDELVGWNLIRETAPDKIDKYAVASRPESSDAFHLMISRDYPNAKLLRLTFDLGLLRIKQNGVYQQILDKYRVTAEYGTP